A DNA window from Setaria viridis chromosome 2, Setaria_viridis_v4.0, whole genome shotgun sequence contains the following coding sequences:
- the LOC117843455 gene encoding uncharacterized protein isoform X1, whose translation MATAGGGDLSDEERRAMRGSKFAPLPPPPSTSRPQPRMAHPGGPLTTNKAAALAKFLERKLQQPDGLDSLNPDLVKLAVKNAKETMKASKGEASTSGRVVRHVSSFEDGSEQQDSEDEAEVKGIKRKRKNKKVKAHQDDEQQSKKKKKKKNKKKKGKGC comes from the exons atggcgacggccggcggcggcgacctctcCGATGAGGAGAGGCGGGCGATGCGGGGCAGCAAGTTCGcgccgcttcctccgcctccttccACCTCCCGCCCCCAGCCCAG GATGGCGCATCCCGGGGGACCACTAACCACAAACAAGGCTGCTGCCTTAGCGAAATTCCTTGAGAGAAAACTTCAGCAACCCGATGGCTTGGATTCCCTGAACCCTGACCTTGTAAAACTGGCTGTGAAAAATGCAAAGGAAACCATGAAAGCTAGCAAGG GTGAGGCTTCAACTTCAGGAAGAGTAGTACGTCATGTGTCATCATTTGAGGATGGCTCTGAG CAACAGGATTCTGAAGATGAAGCAGAGGTGAAGGggatcaaaagaaaaaggaagaataaG AAGGTTAAAGCCCATCAAGATGACGAACAACAgagcaagaaaaagaagaaaaagaaaaataaaaagaaaaagggcaaaG GTTGCTGA
- the LOC117843455 gene encoding uncharacterized protein isoform X2: MATAGGGDLSDEERRAMRGSKFAPLPPPPSTSRPQPRMAHPGGPLTTNKAAALAKFLERKLQQPDGLDSLNPDLVKLAVKNAKETMKASKGEASTSGRVVRHVSSFEDGSEDSEDEAEVKGIKRKRKNKKVKAHQDDEQQSKKKKKKKNKKKKGKGC; encoded by the exons atggcgacggccggcggcggcgacctctcCGATGAGGAGAGGCGGGCGATGCGGGGCAGCAAGTTCGcgccgcttcctccgcctccttccACCTCCCGCCCCCAGCCCAG GATGGCGCATCCCGGGGGACCACTAACCACAAACAAGGCTGCTGCCTTAGCGAAATTCCTTGAGAGAAAACTTCAGCAACCCGATGGCTTGGATTCCCTGAACCCTGACCTTGTAAAACTGGCTGTGAAAAATGCAAAGGAAACCATGAAAGCTAGCAAGG GTGAGGCTTCAACTTCAGGAAGAGTAGTACGTCATGTGTCATCATTTGAGGATGGCTCTGAG GATTCTGAAGATGAAGCAGAGGTGAAGGggatcaaaagaaaaaggaagaataaG AAGGTTAAAGCCCATCAAGATGACGAACAACAgagcaagaaaaagaagaaaaagaaaaataaaaagaaaaagggcaaaG GTTGCTGA
- the LOC117843454 gene encoding potassium transporter 7: MDEEIGAARQVQWKSYCKTLSLLAFQSFGVVYGDLSTSPLYVYSNTLSGRLNSYLDETTIFGLFSLIFWTLTLVPLLKYVIIVLSADDNGEGGTFALYSLLCRHAKFSLLPNQQAADEDLSTYYQPGTDRNVISSPFKRFLEKHRKLRTCLLLFVLFGACMMIGDGVFTPTISVFSAISGLRDPDISKLADGWILFITCVVLVGLFALQHRGTHRVAFMFAPIVVLWLLSIGSIGLYNIIRWNPRIFVALSPHYIVKFFKTTGRDGWISLGGVLLAITGTEAMFADLGHFTAASIRLAFVGVIYPCLVLQYMGQAAFLSKNLTAVDNSFYLSVPDPLFWPVFVIATLAAIVGSQAIISATFSTVKQCLALGCFPRVKVVHTSRWIHGQIYIPEINWILMVLCLAVALGFRNLEVIGNAYGLACITVMFVTTCLMSLVIIFVWQKNLLISLLFLVFFGAIEGAYLSAAVMKVPQGGWAPIVLAFVFMSIMYAWHYGMRRKYQFDLQNKVSMKWILNLGPSLGIMRVPGIGLIYTELVTGVPAIFSHFVTNLPAFHQVLVFVCVKSVPVPYVPVDERYLIGRIGPREYRMYRCIVRYGYKDVQKDDENFENHLVMSIARFIQMEAEESASSGSYESSTEGRMAVVHTTDTTGTGLVVRDSDDGAAGASQLTRSSKSETLRSLQSMYEQESVGSVSRRRRVRFQIDEEERIDPRVRDELSDLLEAKEAGVAYIIGHSYVKARRNSNFLKKFAINYAYSFLRKNCRGPSVTLHIPHISLIEVGMIYYV; encoded by the exons ATGGACGAGGAGATCGGCGCCGCGCGGCAG GTTCAGTGGAAAAGTTACTGCAAAACTCTCTCCCTACTAGCGTTTCAGAGCTTCGGCGTGGTGTATGGAGACTTGAGTACGTCGCCTTTGTACGTCTACAGCAACACATTGTCTGGGAGACTGAACAGTTACCTTGATGAGACAACCATCTTTGGGCTATTTTCTCTGATATTTTGGACCTTGACACTTGTTCCGTTGCTGAAGTACGTCATAATTGTCTTGAGCGCCGATGATAACGGGGAGG GTGGAACATTTGCTTTGTACTCACTCCTTTGTAGGCATGCAAAATTCAGTCTGCTGCCGAACCAGCAAGCGGCTGATGAAGATCTGTCAACATATTATCAGCCAGGCACTGATCGCAATGTGATTTCTTCTCCATTCAAAAGGTTTCTGGAGAAGCACAGGAAGTTGAGGACCTGTTTACTTCTTTTCGTTCTGTTTGGTGCATGCATGATGATAGGTGATGGTGTCTTCACACCAACTATATCTG TTTTCTCAGCCATCTCTGGATTACGTGACCCTGACATAAGCAAATTAGCAGATG GATGGATTCTATTCATTACATGTGTTGTGCTTGTTGGTCTCTTTGCTCTGCAACACCGAGGTACTCATAGGGTGGCATTCATGTTTGCTCCGATTGTTGTGCTCTGGCTCTTGAGCATTGGAAGCATTGGTCTATATAACATCATCCGCTGGAATCCTAGAATATTTGTTGCTCTTTCTCCACATTATATTGTAAAGTTTTTCAAGACAACAGGAAGAGATGGTTGGATATCTCTTGGTGGCGTACTTCTTGCTATCACAG GTACCGAAGCTATGTTTGCCGATCTTGGCCACTTCACTGCTGCATCTATCAGG CTGGCTTTCGTTGGTGTCATATATCCCTGTCTTGTGCTGCAGTACATGGGACAGGCTGCATTTCTGTCTAAAAACTTGACAGCTGTAGATAACAGTTTTTATCTTTCTGTTCCAG ATCCTTTGTTTTGGCCTGTATTTGTCATAGCAACTCTTGCTGCAATTGTGGGCAGCCAAGCTATTATATCTGCAACCTTTTCTACTGTTAAGCAGTGCCTTGCTTTGGGATGCTTTCCACGTGTGAAGGTTGTGCATACATCAAGGTGGATTCATGGCCAGATTTACATACCTGAGATAAATTGGATTCTGATGGTCCTCTGTTTAGCTGTGGCACTTGGCTTCCGTAACTTAGAAGTGATAGGAAATGCTTACG GTCTCGCATGCATCACCGTGATGTTTGTCACCACCTGTCTGATGTCATTGGTCATCATCTTCGTGTGGCAGAAGAATCTCCTGATCTCCTTGCTATTCCTTGTGTTCTTCGGGGCAATTGAAGGCGCCTACCTGTCTGCAGCAGTCATGAAGGTTCCCCAGGGTGGCTGGGCTCCGATCGTGCTAGCCTTCGTGTTCATGTCCATCATGTACGCGTGGCACTACGGCATGCGGCGGAAGTACCAGTTCGACCTCCAGAACAAGGTGTCGATGAAATGGATCCTGAACCTCGGGCCGAGTCTGGGGATCATGCGCGTGCCGGGGATCGGCCTCATCTACACTGAGCTGGTGACCGGTGTCCCGGCCATCTTCTCGCACTTCGTCACCAACCTGCCGGCGTTCCACCAGGTGCTGGTCTTCGTCTGCGTCAAGTCCGTGCCGGTGCCGTACGTTCCCGTCGACGAGCGGTACCTCATCGGGCGGATCGGTCCCAGGGAGTACCGCATGTACCGGTGCATCGTCAGGTACGGGTACAAGGACGTGCAGAAGGACGACGAGAACTTCGAGAACCACCTGGTGATGAGCATCGCCAGGTTCATCCAGATGGAGGCCGAGGAGTCGGCGTCGTCGGGGAGCTACGAGTCGTCGACGGAGGGGAGGATGGCGGTCGTGCACACCACCGACACGACGGGCACCGGGCTGGTGGTGAGGGACTCCGACGACGGCGCGGCAGGCGCGTCCCAGCTGACCCGGAGCAGCAAGTCGGAGACGCTCCGGAGCCTGCAGTCCATGTACGAGCAGGAGTCGGTCGGCAGCGTCAGCCGCCGGCGGAGGGTGCGGTTCCAGAtcgacgaggaggagcggatCGATCCGCGGGTGAGGGACGAGCTGTCCGACCTCCTGGAGGCCAAGGAGGCCGGCGTGGCGTACATCATCGGCCACTCGTACGTGAAGGCGAGGAGGAACTCCAACTTCCTCAAGAAGTTCGCCATCAACTACGCCTACTCGTTCCTCCGGAAGAACTGCAGGGGACCGTCGGTGACGCTGCACATCCCCCACATCAGCCTCATCGAGGTCGGCATGATCTACTACGTGTAG